A window of the Pseudomonas fluorescens genome harbors these coding sequences:
- a CDS encoding Nudix family hydrolase, which yields MKRVHVAAAVIRDGSGKILIARRADTQHQGGLWEFPGGKVEADESVQTALARELHEELGIVVGAARPLIKVRHDYPDKQVLLDVWEISSFTGEPHGAEGQPLAWVSAKELTDYEFPAANQPIVAAARLPAEYLITPEDLEAPALLRGIQKAIAGGIKLIQLRAPNGYDPKYRDLAVDAVGLCAGKAQLMIKGPFEWLGDFPAAGWHITSAQLRKYAAAGRPLPADRWLAASCHNAEELTLAEQMGVDFVTLSPVQPTLTHPDAQPLGWEQASTLIEGFSKPVFLLGGVGSAEREKAWDAGAQGVAGIRAFWPEV from the coding sequence GTGAAACGTGTACACGTCGCCGCCGCCGTCATTCGTGACGGCAGCGGCAAGATTCTGATCGCCCGCCGTGCCGATACCCAGCATCAGGGCGGCCTCTGGGAATTTCCAGGTGGCAAGGTCGAAGCCGACGAGTCGGTGCAAACCGCGCTGGCCCGCGAGCTGCACGAAGAGTTGGGCATTGTCGTCGGCGCCGCCCGGCCGCTGATCAAGGTGCGCCACGATTACCCGGACAAGCAGGTGTTGCTGGATGTCTGGGAAATCTCGAGCTTCACCGGTGAGCCTCACGGTGCCGAAGGCCAGCCATTGGCCTGGGTTTCGGCCAAGGAGCTGACGGATTACGAATTTCCGGCAGCCAACCAGCCGATCGTCGCGGCGGCGCGTCTGCCCGCTGAATACCTGATCACCCCGGAAGACCTGGAAGCCCCGGCCTTGTTGCGTGGCATCCAGAAGGCGATTGCCGGTGGCATCAAGCTGATCCAGCTGCGTGCGCCCAATGGCTATGACCCGAAGTACCGCGATCTGGCGGTGGACGCGGTCGGCCTCTGCGCCGGCAAGGCGCAGTTGATGATCAAGGGCCCGTTCGAGTGGCTGGGAGATTTCCCGGCCGCCGGCTGGCACATCACCTCGGCGCAGTTGCGCAAGTACGCGGCCGCGGGGCGTCCGCTGCCGGCAGATCGCTGGTTGGCAGCGTCCTGCCACAACGCTGAAGAACTGACGCTGGCCGAGCAGATGGGCGTGGATTTCGTCACCCTGTCGCCGGTGCAGCCCACCCTTACTCACCCGGATGCACAGCCGTTGGGCTGGGAGCAGGCTTCGACACTGATCGAAGGCTTCAGCAAACCGGTGTTTCTGTTGGGCGGAGTCGGCTCGGCGGAACGCGAAAAAGCGTGGGATGCCGGGGCTCAGGGTGTGGCGGGGATTCGGGCGTTCTGGCCTGAGGTCTGA